GTTAGAGCAAAGGAAGAATCTTTTGTTAAGGCATAAAAAAGAAGGTGTCTAAGCCTTCTACGGGGAGGGGATGAGGAGCCAAACCCTCTTAGGGGTTGGTCAACCACATGGTGAGGACATTCAGCAGATCAGTCAATCACCTGATATGAAGGGACTTGCTTAGATGGTGTTCTGAGGCAAAATTCATCCGTGAGGAGGGCTTCTTCACGGAGTGGAAACAAGGAAACACGTCCAACGAGAAGCCGAGAGACCCTGCCTTAGGCGGGGTTTTCTTTTGTCTGTGCATAAAACGATTTGTTTTTCACTCTGGCCTTCTGTCATGTGTTTTGCCTGAGCAGCAGATCACTGCTATTTCAAGAATGATGTATCCCTTGGATCGATCATGTGTGTCGCGACACAGGCAAAGGCTGGAAGAAGCTCGACGGTAGGGCAGGCGATCATTCTTTAAGGGAGAAGGAATCACCTATTAGTGGGACGTGCAATGCGTCTCCTCGATCAGTCACATTGCACGAACGAACCAGTTTCGACAATTAGTGAACATCAATGACCCGCATCACACTCACTGCTGCAGCACTGCTCTTGCTCAGCTGCGGGACTCAGATCGTTTTTGCTGAACAAGCAGAGCAAAAGCCTGAGCCCATCTCTTCTGAAGTGCTCCTGCAAGCATCATCTTCCTGGAAGGGAGACCAGTACAAATATCCCCAAGGCCTCCCACTGATCACTGTAAAAACAATCCTCTTCCAGCCTGGAGCTAAATCAAAACCACACTCCCATGAGATACCAGGAGCTGCATTTATTCAAGAAGGAGAACTCCTTTGCGAGGTTCCTGTTACAGGACTTGCCAAGCGCTTTGTGAAAGGAGTCGTTCTCCCAACCACATTTAAAAATGATTTGCATACTTGTGAGAACACTGGAACAGAAGTCGCAAAGGTATTGGTTTTTTATGCAGGAGCAGTTGGTGTTCCTACCTCCTATTACATTCAGAAATAAGTAACCTTAAGGCACAAGTAAACGTAGTCAGAACAAATGATCCGCACAACACTCACCGCAGTAGCTCTCGCAATCGGCTCTTTGCCTGCACCAGCCTTGGCAGACAGCACAAAGGCCTATTGCACCCTGGCTTGGCATGATGACTCGATGCGAACAATCGCAGGACCCTGTGGTTTTAGCCAGTATCAAGGCAACGTTTATGTAGATGATTTTCGGTATTACAAGTTTGCCTTTCCAGCTGCAGAAGATGGCAAGACCTACACAAGGAGCAGTACCGCTGAGATGCTCAGCTTCAGACGAGAGGGGCATTACACCCTGAATGTGTTCTGGGAAAAGCCCGCCCGTGACCCTGGTGGCTATTGATTGCAACTTCTTTATTCATAAACAGTTGGCTGAATATCTTTTTAAAATTTTGCGAATGGCAAAATCTATCCTTGGTGTCAATGTTTACTGATTAAGAAGACACGCTATTCGTTGAAGGGTTCCCAATCGCTCGTATTGCATTCACATGCTAATTGAATTCTATTATTGACTAAGAGGTTTGCCCGCCATGAGCGGGGCTTTTCTTATCCCATCAGTTCACTGTTAGGACTGGATTAATTAAGTGGGGCAGGCAAAGGATTAGAAGGCACTTCATGTCTATGCTTTTGGTGTGAGAGGGAGACCTCTTCAAGCGTGGTTGCTTGTTTTGGTGGGTGGGGTCACGCCTACTGCCTCTCTCACACCCCTATTGCAGTGTGGAATATCAGGATCATTGGGTGCGGCCATGACTTGTATGTAGTGCAAGAACAAATGTGGGAGTAAGAATTTCTCCCTCCAACTCGGTCGCAACTATCGATTGAAGCTTTATGAGAGCATCATTTGGAGGTCTGCGTTCTAGGGGTATGACTCCTGGCGTCTATCCGACCAACAGAGCAGGGCAAGCAACAGACGGCCTGCAATGGATGTATTGCTGATATATGCCGCAGCAATTCAACGACTATGTACTGAAGCCTCCCTGGTCACCACTGAAATTGAAGCCGCAGCCCTTGGTCGTCACTGCAGCCGTATGGCCAATTTCACCAAATGCCAACGCTATGGCAGCAGCAGCCTGCTTACGGCCAATAAAACGAGAAGTCCAGCTGGCTGGTTGGCAGGCAAGGATGGGATGCTCATCCAGATCAAGCCGACATACCAACACAACAGGCATGGGTCGTTTTGGTGAGCTTCGATCGGTTCTCAGCATGCCTGCTGGAATCTGTACGTCAGCAGCGCATGCTTAGGCGTCTAGGCATCGAGTGTGGATCAACGAGCAGACGATCCGTTGTGCGGCTTTGTGCTGATCAGAAGCAGATCAAAAGCAAGTGCTTATTGGAAAAGATTATCAACAGCAATTGTTCGGATTATTTGATACACGCATCGAAAGAAAGGTCTAGTTGAATGTGATTCTCAACAGCATATAATTGCTCGATAATGTTCGGTTAATACCCCTTACAAATTGGCAAAAGTGCAATAGAACAGAGAAGTCCTCCTTTTGGACATAATCATGACTCAAACACCAGCAACAGCTCAAGGCAGGCTCGCCATTGCAACAGGCCCCTCTGGTCGTGCAATGGCAGAGACGATGACACAAGAGATGGTGGAGCAGCTTCAAGCCCATCTCAATCTGGAAAGGCAGTCTTCAGCGGCCTACTTCGCAGCGGCGATCTGGTTTGCAGAGCGCGAACTCACTGGCTTTGCTGAATACTTGCGCAATGAGGGTAAGCAAGAGCAAGAACATGCAGCAAAATTCGCTGACTACCTGATCTCCCGTGGTCAGACAGTTGAATTAGACACGATTGAAGCACCTCGGCAGACATGGCCTGACCCAGAAGAGGTGATTGCCAATGTCTTCCGCATGGAAGCAGACGTCACAACCTCTGTTCTTCTGCTGTATTCAATAGCTGAACGTGCCTCCGATCAGAGAACAACCGTCTTTCTTGATCCAGTTGTGGATGATCAGAGAATCTCTGAACATGAGGCGGCCTATCTATTAGGAAGGGTCAAGTACGCCAATAATGAGCGTGCTGCAATGATGATCATTGACGCAGAGCTCAGGGAAGAAGAAGCAAAACCAGCAAAGCTTCAATCATAAGTTCTGAAATAAGGGCTATACAAACTAAAAGCATGCCACTTCAAGTTGTAGCTTCTTGATAAACAGATCAACACTGCCTAACCCCGCCAAGTGCGGGGTTTTTCATTGCAGCGCTGAATGCCTCAAGCAATTGTCCCCAACCAATGAACCCTCCACTCAGATGACGCTTGATCTACTTCAGGAGCTACTGATGGCACTATGAGCAAATGACGCTGATGGGTACAGGGGTTGGCTGGCACTCGATATCGAGGATGTTAGAGGTCATGAAGGAGTGGAAGTCCATCCATTGATCTGACCACATATCACCTCCTCCCTGTTGAGCCCAAAAAAATAATGGTCGCATTCTCATGCCCGCTCTTCTTCTTAAAAAGCCGAATCTCCCCAGTTATAGCGTCAATACAAAGACGACTATTGGATCGCGGAATGTGCGTAGAGATAGATACTCATTTTTCTATGAGCATAAAAAAAGAACAGTCGTCCTCTGCTGACTGTCCTCTTCAGCGAGCACGGGGGTGCTTCGCCTTGCTATCAATTTGGCCACGAAGCATGCAAGTGTCAGTAGTATCAAATACTTATTTTCTATGAAGCAAAAAAAAGCCGCCCTGTCCAGGGGCGACTCACTGCATGCGCCACCAAGTCATCCAAACCGGGTGCCTAACCATCAAAATCCAGTGAAGGTTGATAGTCAGAGCCAACCGCACATTTTGATTGATCACTTGTTGTTAGATGGCGTAGCTAATGAAGTGCATACGGCTGTGAATAGATGCATGTAACAAGGGCCTCATTCGATCCGCTCTGAATTAGACCGATTCACGCAGCACAAGGATTGATCGGATTGGATGGCGGGTTTATTGGTCGTAGCAGAGAACGATAGGGTGATGTCATGGCAGCTGAGAGAGAGCCTCTAGCTCTTTTGAGGGAAAGCTCAGCTGAGAACCCAACCCTTCTAGGGTATGAGGAGATGGGGTATTGCGCAATTATAAAGATGCCCATCTTTGGCTAAATATCTAGCTCAAATTCATTTCCAGAAATGGGACAGTATGAGGTAGCTATATATCCCCTTTTGGGAATATCAGGGGGAACATGTGTCGCTATTGATCTCTCCTTAAAATTGATTCTCCCCGTCACTGGCGGAGATTTTAGATTCTTGCTATGAGTAGATGTAGTCAGTTTGTCCAGTTTTGTCTAATCAACGTTTAGCACTCGCAATGCTTGGTGGTTTCATTCTCGCAGGGCAAGTATATGCGAAACCGATCAATAAAAACTTGAATCTTATGTCTGTTAACAACAAGGCAGAGATGCGAAGGGCCGTTTGTATGAATTCTGGTGCAAGCTCTAAGCTGCTGATCGCTAAGATGGCTGTAGTGAGGGATGTGAGTAGCGTCAACTGTAATTCAGGTGAAGCAATGATTAGATATAGAGAAGATCCCTCCGATCCTGGTCATGTGTTGGTCAATATTGACCCACCTAGTGGCAATAGTAAGGGTTTAGACTGTGATGGTAAAGCAGACATTGGGCTTCATTATATTGGTTTAAACTGTTTAGAATCAAGTCTAGAATCTGTTTCCCATTCTAAGTAACTGATTGCAATACACTGTTTCTTGTGTAAAAAGCTTTAACACTAATCATTACTATTCTTGCTGTCGTATGTTCAGGATTACTGTTTGCATGAAACCATCTGCAGTTTAATTAAGCATCCTTCTCCACAGAAAGGAATTTAGGATTATCTTCTTTTATCCAATTCACGACGTTACAGCATAAATTTGCAGCGTTCTCCCTGTCAGAAAAACTCTTTGCAGTCAGTTACTCCTGAATCACAGCCAGTGTGATTAGAAAGAGACGACTGCTTAAACCATTCTCAGCATCTGCAAAGACCATTGCTCATGGTGGAGCAGATGATTGTAAGAATAAGGCCCTAGTCTAGTTTTCAACGCTATTTGAGCACTTGGTTGATTCTCTTTTGTCGTTCGATATAACTAACCTACGACTTATCCTTGTGTAGAGTTGTTTTGCTATTCATCATGGGCTTAACTGTTGAATCCTGTGATTTTTATGCTTGATTTATTCTTAAAAGTCGCTTGTATCTTCTGCTTAATTGTTTGTCTAGGCCAGTAATGCATTTTTCTTTAGAGATGCTGTTGAGGATGTATCCACTTTTTTATTGTTTTAAAGGATTTCAGGCGATCATCAATAACATTGCTGACGCAAGGTCATTGATCCCACACCATCGCTATAATAGAGAAAGTAACAACACTCCTACTCCATGATGGTTTTGCAATGATGCTTAATTGTCTTAGCATTCATGGATTAAAGTTAACCTCTCTCAATTCAGCTTAAGACGATGTCTCCAGTGTCTCCGCGTAACACCGCTTTACTACTTATAGGCTTTCAGAGGGATTATTTTGACCCTGATGGAATTCTTTACTCTGTTGTTGAAGAATCTCATCGCATTTCTGGAACCCTCGAGCATACAATCCAAGTCATCGATAGCATCTTGGACACATCGATTACTATTGTTAATACACCAATCGTATTCAGTGAAAGTTATCATGAGATAGAGAATCCGATGGGTATTTTAAAAGCAATCAAAGATGCAGAGGCATTCAAAGTTGGTACAACTGGTGCTGAAACCCTGCCGCAGATTGAAAAGTATGGTGATCGAATTGTAATCATTCCAGGGAAGCGAGGTTTCAATGCATTTTCTAATACCGAATTGAAGGACTTGCTTGTTAAAAAAGGAATAGAACGACTTGTGATTGCAGGCTGCGTGACTTCTCTTTGTGTTAACGCCACTGCACTTGCTGCTAAGGAAAACGGCTTTGAAGTAACGATTTTATCCGACTGCACGTCCAGTCGAACGCCAGTTGAACAAGATATGTTCTGTAAGGAAATTTTTCCATTATTCACTGATGTAGTTGATCATAACGAATTTGCTAAAGCAATTGTTCGTGATTCTGACTGATGACTATTGATCGTCATCATGACCCAGACGCTACAGCAGTTGCTCAGTCAAGGCTAATTGAACGTCTTGCAGAGTCAGAACGAAGTATTAGGGATATTCTCGTTAACCTTCCGGTTATTGTCGCTCGTTTTGATAGGCATGGTAAAGGAGAAATTCAATTTGTTAATATGGCTTGGAATAGAATATTAGGCTTTGATATTAACTCAAGCATCGGAACTGCAATTGACTCATACGTGTTACCAGATGATCTAGAAAAGTGGAGAACACTCGTTAAGAATACTAAAAATACTGATCATGATGTCTCTGATAGTCAAGTTCGCTTTAAAGACTCAAAGGGTGAAATACACTGGCTAAAACTGAAGTTTGATCAGCGCGAAACTGGTGAGGCCATTGTCTTAATGGAAGACTTTACCGATAGAAGGCGTTTAGATGCCGAAGTGTTGCGTGCTCAGAGATTGGAGAGTATTGGCAGGCTTGCAGGTGGCTTAGCGCATGATTTCAATAATCTTCTGCAAGTTATCATGGGGTATATTGATCTTAGTCAGAGATTAAATAACAACCAAGGGATTGATGCTAAGTATTTAAAGATTGCGAGTCAGGCTTGTCTCCGTGCAGCTGGGCTGACTAAGCAAATGTTGTCTTTTAGCAAAGGTGGAAATCCTGTTAGAATGATCTGGGCGTTGCAAGATGTTGTAAAAGAAGCGATGGAAATGAGCTTGCATGGCTCTAACGTAAAAGCTTTTATCGAATGTGAGTCATCATTGCCTAATGTTGATATTGACTCTGGACAGATACATCAAGTCTTTAACAATATTATTCTGAATGCAGAACAATCAATGCCAGAAGGTGGTCAAATTAATCTCCATATTCGCAATGAATGGGATCGCAAAGATGGCAATTCAAGAGAGATGGTTGTTGTTGAGATAACTGATTGTGGAATTGGCATCAAACCAACGGATATGGAGAAGATTTTTGATCCGTTCTTTACGACTAAAGACCATGGCACAGGTCTTGGTTTGACAAGTGCATATTGGATTGTCAAGCGGCATGATGGCGACTTGCAAATTAAAAGTGACATTGGCAAAGGAACGGTTGTTCGTGTTTCTTTGCCAGCTGTTCGGAATGCTGATACTCCTGTTAAGTCAGTAGTCGTCGATCAAAAGCCTATGAATTGTGCTCGAATATTAATTATGGACGATGAAGATATGGTGAGAACATCTCTTCGCCTAATGCTTGAAGAACATGGACATTCTGTTACTAGTACTGAGCATGGTCAGGAGTGTTTAGATGTCTATGTACGTGCCTTGGATGAGGGGGAGCCTTTTGATTTGGTGATACTGGATCTTACTATTTCTGGAGGCAAGGGCGGAATATGGACTATTGATCAGCTGAAAACAGTCAACTCATCAATCAAGGCAATTGTAGCAAGTGGATACAGCCAAGATTCAATTTTGGCGGATTATCGAAAAAGTGGTTTTAGTGCTGTCCTGCAAAAACCATTCGATATGCAATCTCTTGCTAAATCATTGGCTAACGTTTTGAGACATTGAACAATGAGTTCACAATGTGTCTGCTCCGAGGTAAGGTCAGAATATTACTTCTAGATATGTGCTTTGTTATTCTAGGAATAAATGATAAGGCTCTGTTTGATATTTGTTAGAATGAATGTAATCCTTGATGGTGATTCATCGCTATAGCAGTGGTAATTCAATTAATGATGTAAACGTGTGAGTATTGATAGTGGAAATTTGTCCGGAGTTCCAAGTTTTTAAATATCTATTGATGAAATGGATGATTACTCATATTGATAATTGCTTTGTGGTTTTGGAATGCGATAAATATATGGATTGATTTATGAGTGATTAAAAAAATGCCCCTTCTTTCTTTGAGGGTGCAGGTGTGTTGAGAAGCAACTTTAACTGATGTGAGATTGCTTAACCAATCCAGATACTTGTGTTTACGGAATCCATCACTGCTCCATTCGACTCCACATATTCTCTGTTATCACGAAGGAATTGTTCAGTAGCTCCTTCAGGAGCCTGAATGATTACGACTACCTGTTTGGGATCCTTAGGTGACACTCCACGGAAGAGAACTTGCATGGCGTAGCGGTCATGGAGTTCTGAGGTTTCTTTGCTGTCAAAGATTTGAACCCATTCATCCCAATTATTTGAGATGGACAGAGTCACGACTTCAGTCAGAAGCATTGGTTTCTCTCGTCTGAAATAAAGTTAAGCGGCCGTTTCAGGTCTCACAAGGGGGAAAGCCGACCGACTCACTGGTAAAACCCGGCTATCGGACACAAGAAAATCCCGCAAACTACAAGCGTTTTGGAAGGTGCAGTGCTAGGGCCAGTTGGCATTGACGGGACCGTTCGTTAACTCTATGCAGATTTGGTGACTCTTGTCGTCACGATTACTTAAGAGGCTGAATAATTGTTCTTCCCTTTATGCCCCGGTAAACGTTTAACGCTGCCCCGTCAGATTATCCGAATTCACCGTAGAGCAAATCCAGAGTGGAAATAGTCTCAATAAAAACAATTATCATTCTTAGATTTTACTGGCAAGAAATGGGAATCATTTTCACTATTGTGTTAATTGTGTGACACTCATCCAATTTTCAGCTTCTGTATTTCGGTCTGCTGTTAGAAGTATTGTAGATGGAATAAGCCAATGACAGTAACAGTTGTAAAGTGTGCCTGTTCAAGCTGCACCTGTGAAGTAAGCAGTTCTTCTGCTATTTCTAGAAATGGCCATAGCTACTGCTCTGATGCCTGTGCAAGTGGTCACCGCAATAATGAGCCTTGCCATGACGCCGCAGGCGCTTGTGGTTGTAATTGTGGTTCTTGACTATGCCGAAGGGAGTGAATTCACTCCCTTGTTTTTTTCGGTTTAGATCAACCCAATCCACCTCATCGACGCTGCCTACGTGGAGTTGCTGGGATCGTTCGCATTCCGATTTCATCTCCCCAGCTGGCTGGAAATAATCTTTCGAATGATTAGCTTTCACCCGTCTGGGTAATCTCACCAAACTGCTCGCATGTGGCAGCAGCAGCCCAACTACGGCCAATACAAAGAGAAGTCCAGCGGTGAGGCCTGGCTGGTGAACAGGCTAGGAGCGATGCTCAGCTCGGTTTGGTGAGCTTTTATTGGTTGGCAACGCTGCTCACCGCCTAACTAAGCCTGCACTTTGAGGGAGAGGGTATAAGGATGCATTTCAGGGTGGTGTATGAGACCCCTCAGGCCCTGATCAGTGTTCACGCAATTGGTTAAAGGAGATAAGCCATCAAGGAAGAGGGCCACCTAAGGGGTAAGGCAACCTCCCTTCCTCAGGGAAAGACGGTTGCTTCCTCTACGGACCGTCTCATTACGGGTGATGACTCCCGTCCCAATCCAACTTTGGTCCTTAAGGTTGTTTGTGTCTATGGTTATTCTTATGCCTATACCTATCGGAAAGAATGAAGACTTTTCTTCAATGGAAATACTAACTTAGCTTAAAAAGGATGTACTAATGTTTTGCTCTAATTCATCTAGGTAAGTGAATGGGGCAAGTCGAATGATCTCCAAATATCTAGTTATATAAAATTTACTGAATTCGTGGTTAGCGATCTCCCGGTCCGGAACCCAGCTATGTCCGGGGTTTCTGTTGCCAAATATGCTTCCTCAAGGTTTAAACTTTGCTGATTAAGCTTTTTATGAAATCATTTCGATTCGATGTGTTCAAGGATAGCCACGGTAAGTGCATCTCCCTGTGTTTGTAAATAGGCATACCCTTTACTGTCTGAGCGAAGAATGGCTATGTAGTCGTATGACACGCCATAGGTATCCTGTTGCCGAATTCTTCCAATGCAATTATTAATTTGCGTGAAATTACCTTGATAAGTAGCAACTTCAAACTTTCCCGAGTAGGAGGAAATTGCAACGCCTGACATCTTCCAGTTACTCCAGTTCTCTCTCTGAATCACTCTGTTGGATTGCCATCGACCATCCTTAAACTG
The Synechococcus sp. CC9311 DNA segment above includes these coding regions:
- a CDS encoding cupin domain-containing protein; translated protein: MLSCGTQIVFAEQAEQKPEPISSEVLLQASSSWKGDQYKYPQGLPLITVKTILFQPGAKSKPHSHEIPGAAFIQEGELLCEVPVTGLAKRFVKGVVLPTTFKNDLHTCENTGTEVAKVLVFYAGAVGVPTSYYIQK
- a CDS encoding ferritin — protein: MTQTPATAQGRLAIATGPSGRAMAETMTQEMVEQLQAHLNLERQSSAAYFAAAIWFAERELTGFAEYLRNEGKQEQEHAAKFADYLISRGQTVELDTIEAPRQTWPDPEEVIANVFRMEADVTTSVLLLYSIAERASDQRTTVFLDPVVDDQRISEHEAAYLLGRVKYANNERAAMMIIDAELREEEAKPAKLQS
- a CDS encoding cysteine hydrolase, whose protein sequence is MSPVSPRNTALLLIGFQRDYFDPDGILYSVVEESHRISGTLEHTIQVIDSILDTSITIVNTPIVFSESYHEIENPMGILKAIKDAEAFKVGTTGAETLPQIEKYGDRIVIIPGKRGFNAFSNTELKDLLVKKGIERLVIAGCVTSLCVNATALAAKENGFEVTILSDCTSSRTPVEQDMFCKEIFPLFTDVVDHNEFAKAIVRDSD
- a CDS encoding ATP-binding protein, whose translation is MTIDRHHDPDATAVAQSRLIERLAESERSIRDILVNLPVIVARFDRHGKGEIQFVNMAWNRILGFDINSSIGTAIDSYVLPDDLEKWRTLVKNTKNTDHDVSDSQVRFKDSKGEIHWLKLKFDQRETGEAIVLMEDFTDRRRLDAEVLRAQRLESIGRLAGGLAHDFNNLLQVIMGYIDLSQRLNNNQGIDAKYLKIASQACLRAAGLTKQMLSFSKGGNPVRMIWALQDVVKEAMEMSLHGSNVKAFIECESSLPNVDIDSGQIHQVFNNIILNAEQSMPEGGQINLHIRNEWDRKDGNSREMVVVEITDCGIGIKPTDMEKIFDPFFTTKDHGTGLGLTSAYWIVKRHDGDLQIKSDIGKGTVVRVSLPAVRNADTPVKSVVVDQKPMNCARILIMDDEDMVRTSLRLMLEEHGHSVTSTEHGQECLDVYVRALDEGEPFDLVILDLTISGGKGGIWTIDQLKTVNSSIKAIVASGYSQDSILADYRKSGFSAVLQKPFDMQSLAKSLANVLRH
- a CDS encoding DUF3764 family protein, giving the protein MTLSISNNWDEWVQIFDSKETSELHDRYAMQVLFRGVSPKDPKQVVVIIQAPEGATEQFLRDNREYVESNGAVMDSVNTSIWIG
- a CDS encoding metallothionein, with product MTVTVVKCACSSCTCEVSSSSAISRNGHSYCSDACASGHRNNEPCHDAAGACGCNCGS